The Nymphaea colorata isolate Beijing-Zhang1983 chromosome 7, ASM883128v2, whole genome shotgun sequence DNA window ACAGAGTTTATGGAGTAATGATACTACATGGAATATCATTACACGGATAACACAGCACAAACTGCACATATGATCATACAAGTAATTGTTTCTTTATTGCACGAAACAAACCACAGCTTCATGCTTCCGGCATGACTTGCAATCCCCTAATTTCCCACTGTACGTAGAAGTACGTTCCACACTTGCTGATGATGCATACCATCATTATTTATTATTCAGAGAGAAGGATCCAAATTTCAGTTATGCGGAATGCCTTGAGATTGCATAAGCTCAGCATACTCCTTGGCGGAACAGCACCTGTAGTAGCAGCGGTATCGGCAACCACCCCAGCCAGGACCGCCACCCCAGCCCGGTCGGCCCCAGCCAGGACCACCACCCCAGCCGGGGTGGCCGCCCCACCCTCGCCCTCCGCCCCCGTAATAATCTACGTGGTGTTCGGCATCTTTCACGTCAGCGTCCTTGTTGTCTGCATGCAAAAGCAAATTCCAGAAACGCGCTCAAACAAGCAAGATAAATGTGAGAGAGTTTaagaatcaaatatatcaaGACAACAAGAACGAAAAAACAGGACAGACGGCCattgaacaatttattattgGAGATCTAACAGGGATGCAAGTATGCAGTTTAGTTGATATCAATGAGGAGAACAACCTAAAAAGTCGAAAGCAATAGCTTAGCTGTTTAATTAGCTGTGAGAATCCATAAAAAGGAGGCAAAATAACAATGATGAGGACGATGACAGATCATCAGTGGTCATGACCAAGGCAAATCAGTGAGTTTCATTTCTTCAGCAATCAAAGAACTCACACAGAGAAGGAATCAAAGGTTGGGTTTAACACTCGGAAGGATTGAGTTTGCATGCATATTCGCATGGGAACCTACTGACGTGCTGATAGATGGTAGCTAAACAAGAAGTGAATGGTTCAAATGACATCAAGGTGAAACAACAAAGTAGATTATTCGAAAGGTATCAAGGAAGCATATCTAGTTCTCTGCTATCCTATTCTGAGGGCTCAAAAATGCGGTTGGGGAATTCCGTTTCACCCAAAGGTATGTCATTATCCCTTTAAAAATTGTGATCTGACAGGCAACAAGATcatctggagagagagagagagatttctggCAAATCCAGATAATGGAACCTACATTCTCTTTCGCCTAGTTGGCGTGCAAAAGCCACCGACAGCAATAAGAGGACAGTCAGAAAGAGGATGGGAACGGAGACTCGCTTCATTGTAGACTTACACGAAGCTACAAGAGAAAGGCTGATCGGTGCAGAATCGAACCTCCTTGGTGCTGTATTTATAAGGAAGATACAACTTACGAAAAGACAGAGTTATTGCGAAGCAATGTACACTCAATATCATCTCATTTATGAGTTCAAACAAGCCCTTCTTCCATCAATATTTAATTGATTTGGTATAGTTGAAGAAGTCTCTAGGAAGGTCCATTCATAAGTTGGATGATGACATTTGAATGAGTTTTCTCCCAATAATTAAGTCTCAACTTTTAGCTATTTTCGAAGCTTTTTTCAAGTTAATTGCAGGTCAATAATCCATCATCTTTTGTCCCCTTGTTTGTGCATATCCATTTCGTCCATCACTATCCAAAAAGCTTAACATTAGATGCTTAGTTGAATTAATTAGCGAAGGGAAAAAGTGTTTTTACTCCTAACTATGTCTTAATATGTAatttagttgcatttgaaattttaCTTACGTCAACTTTGATGCCCAAAAACCATATATAAAAGTTGATCAcatcaaaatttctttcttgtcAATTATAGTTTTGTCAATTCTGACAGCACTTTTTTATCTCTAATCTTCCTAAATGCTTACTATCAAATATTCAACCAAGGTAGTGGTACTCAGTTGTTAAGACTTGTTAGGATTAATCAAGATTAAGATATAGtttcttttttcgttttaaTAATATACTGCAAATAAAGGGAATATATGCTGATATATAGAGTTTACACCGTCGATAGTAAAACTACGGTAATATCTTGTGTAGATTAGGAAAACCTATAACCGCTTTTCATCGCTCTGCGGAACAATCGGACCAGCTACTGATCATCGCCTTGGTAAGCTATTGCCTCACCAACTAGCTAATCAGACGCAAGCCCCTCCTCGGGTGGATTCATCCTTTTGCTCCTCAGCCTACGGGGTATTAGCAGCAGAGTTTCCAGCCTACGGGGTATTGGCAGGTTTTAATGCGTTACTCACCTGTCCGCTACTCACCTGTCTGCCACTAGAAACACCACTTCCAGTCcgacttgcatgtgttaagcTTCAAATGGTTCCGAATGTGGGTTTGTATGGATGAGATCATTATAGAAGGAAACTCCATCGAGTTAGTTTGTTCAACAGCTCAACGTCAAAGTAGGAACGGATTTGCCTTCATGGGGTTTAGCAGATGTGCCTAGACCTCTGATCATGTCCCCTTACTGACTGCCaactttttgaataaaaaatcttGAACTTTTTGCACATTTAAAGATCCACCTTTGCAGGAGCGCTGTTGGGGCACTTTAACCAAGCTAGTCATTTCACCAGGTCAATTGGGTTCGCTAGCATATGACATCCTCCAAAAGGTTTCCAAACGAATTCTCCAATATATCTGAATGCCTAATCAATGTGGGCTAGCTATAGCAACCTAGATGTCAGGACATCCACTCGAAGATATGCCACACATTTTGTTCCACAGGTTAAATCATGGAACTCAAAGAATGACCCTCCTGATCCAATATAGAATTTGAGTACACGGCTAGTTCCCATGCTATAGAAGAAATTGTGTGGCCAAGTATATATTTGACTCAAGAGCAGGAATTCCtttgataaaaatatttaacCCACTATTTGATGAAGATAAACATAGCACCTTGCTCTGCCTCCCATTTGGTTTGTCAGAAATAAGAGCATAATGTGTATAAATTAATTTGAACTTGCCAAGAATAACAAGATTATAGTTGTGCATTACAacttttaaaattgttttctcCCTTGATATGATCTAACTACATCTATGTGAACTCCAGGGTTTAGAACAtggaaatccaatttcaaacaGGCCATTAGGaagcatatacatatatatgtgaacCTGACCCAGTAGGGATACCAAAGAAACTAAGGATCAATGAAGAACTTcttatcattttaatttctttttggaaTATAATTGGACAATTACATTGCAAGTTTTTACTAAAGGCCAAGTGAAGCAAACTCATGAACCCTTTTGTTTCCTGTTAGTATTTTAAGGTTAGCTAATAGATGATCTCTCAACTCCATTGTTGGCAGATAGCAAGGGCTTTATTAGTTAAAACCTTCAGTTTTTTCCTGCCAACTAACTACATAGGGTTGGAAGGGGTAGAATTAGTTCGATGAATGCAAAAGCAATGTCCTTAACTGATCTATATCCAATCCAGAGCTAAGGATTCGATGCAGAAGAAGAATCATCATCAGAGGCAGAGCAAGACATTTCGAATGAGGACCAgtcattcaaaaattttaaaccCCTTAAATACATAGTAAAATGATTGAGGAGCACTATATATAATCAATCAAATGATTTGGGGGGCAGCTATTATGTAAATAGGCAAGTTGTGGGACCGTGTGGACAACTGCTCAATCTTGCCCCACCCTTAATCGTCCTTATCTCCAAGTCAAGCTATCACTTTCATTTCAGCATGAGGTGGAGCTTAATTATCATCATGTTTGTAGATAGGCATAGGAATCACAACTATACATCTTGCAAGTGACTCGATGAGCAGACGATATGGAGATTAGATATGAACACTCTTAATTTCATTGATTCCGATGGGTGAGGATGAAATTTAATATGGTTATCGAGAACGTGAATTGAGCTTCAAATAATTGTGGGAGATCGGCCAACCCATCTTTATTTCCCGAAAACCGCTAAAAACCATTTATGCGATATTAATGTATAGGTTGGTAGGGTTGACTTAGCTTATATTAATCATAATTAATGtcattgaaaatgaaatgttaaCAAACTTCAAAGCCAATTCAACTATCTTTAAAAGTTAAGGTTATACACAATTCGAATAAGTCAGGCCCCTAAGTCAATGAGGCGTATTTGCAGTGTCATGTTAGTGCCGTATCGACGTGTTCATCGCTGTTCGACCTAATTGCTAGAATGGTGAGACAAAGGTGCTACTCTCTGTAGCTCTGGTGCCTGTGGCTTCATGTGTTGTATGCATGTCAGCGCATGCATTACATTATAGTTGCTATGTAACAGTCAGATCGCTTCCggggtttcatctatttatTAATTTGTTGTATTGTACATATATAAGGGTTGTTTTACAACAGTAACATTTTGTTACTATTATTTAATTTGTCTTAAAGAttcagat harbors:
- the LOC116258072 gene encoding glycine-rich protein DC7.1-like; this translates as MKRVSVPILFLTVLLLLSVAFARQLGEREYNKDADVKDAEHHVDYYGGGGRGWGGHPGWGGGPGWGRPGWGGGPGWGGCRYRCYYRCCSAKEYAELMQSQGIPHN